The proteins below are encoded in one region of Aquisphaera giovannonii:
- a CDS encoding KpsF/GutQ family sugar-phosphate isomerase produces MAMITDATLGFETEAEGVAFARNVLRIEAEALERVRERLGPSIARAAELVYRCPGSVIVTGMGKAGHVGTKLAATLASTGTRAFPLHPGEAIHGDLGRIRADDVVIALSQSGETEELLRILPAVRKLGASLVAITERASSSLGQASDCCVAIGRVEEACPLGLAPSASSTALMAVGDALALLVSRMRDFSPEDFAAYHPGGSLGRQLSRVEEVMRTGRQIRRARPEETARDVFVRLAGPRRRSGALLVEDEEGHLLGIFTDSDLARIFEKRREAVLDRPIAEIMTVDPKRVRVGAMLSEAVELMQSHRISELPVVDRANHLVGLIDVTDLIGLVPADFEE; encoded by the coding sequence ATGGCGATGATCACGGACGCAACGCTCGGCTTCGAGACCGAGGCCGAGGGGGTCGCCTTCGCTCGGAATGTCCTGCGGATCGAGGCGGAGGCGCTGGAGCGGGTCCGCGAGCGGCTCGGCCCGTCGATCGCGAGGGCGGCGGAGCTGGTCTACCGGTGCCCGGGGAGCGTGATCGTCACGGGGATGGGCAAGGCCGGGCACGTCGGGACGAAGCTCGCCGCGACGCTGGCCTCCACGGGGACGCGGGCGTTCCCGCTCCACCCGGGCGAGGCTATCCACGGCGACCTCGGGCGCATCCGGGCCGACGACGTGGTGATCGCCCTCTCGCAGAGCGGCGAGACCGAGGAGCTGCTGCGGATCCTGCCGGCCGTCCGCAAGCTGGGGGCCTCGCTGGTGGCGATCACCGAGCGGGCGAGCAGCTCGCTGGGGCAGGCCTCGGACTGCTGCGTCGCGATCGGCCGGGTGGAGGAGGCCTGCCCGCTGGGCCTGGCACCCTCCGCCAGCAGCACGGCGCTCATGGCCGTGGGAGACGCCCTGGCGCTGCTGGTCAGCCGGATGCGCGACTTCAGCCCGGAGGACTTCGCCGCCTATCACCCCGGCGGCAGCCTCGGGCGCCAGCTCTCCCGCGTCGAGGAGGTCATGCGGACCGGCCGGCAGATCCGCCGGGCCCGCCCCGAGGAGACCGCCCGCGACGTCTTCGTCCGCCTGGCCGGCCCGCGCCGCCGCTCCGGGGCGCTGCTCGTCGAGGACGAGGAGGGCCACCTGCTGGGCATCTTCACCGACAGCGACCTGGCGCGGATCTTCGAGAAGCGCCGGGAGGCCGTCCTCGACCGGCCGATCGCCGAGATCATGACCGTGGACCCCAAGCGCGTCCGCGTCGGCGCGATGCTCAGCGAGGCCGTCGAGCTGATGCAGTCGCACCGGATCAGCGAGCTGCCGGTCGTGGACCGGGCGAATCACCTCGT